TTTCTTCTACACCGCGATCGTGTTCGATCCAGTCGAGACGGCGGACAATCTGAAGAAGCATGGCGGCTTCATCCCGGGCGTGCGTCCTGGCGATCGCACCGCCCATTACATCGACCACATCCTGACTCGAATCACGGTTCTCGGCGCCGGCTATCTGGCGCTGATCTGCCTCCTACCCGAAATGCTCATTTCCCAATTTGCGCTTCCGTTCTATTTCGGCGGGACCTCACTGCTGATCGTGGTGAGCGTCACGATGGATACGGTTGCGCAAATTCACGGCTATCTCCAGGCGCAGCAGTATGAGGGGCTGGTTAAAAAGGCCAAACTCAGGGGGAAGAAGAAATGAGGCTGATTCTGCTCGGACCGCCCGGGGCCGGCAAGGGAACCCAGTCGTCGCGGCTGGAACAGAAATATGGCATTCCGCAGCTTTCCACCGGCGACATGCTGCGTGCGGCGGTCAAGGCGGGAACGCCGATCGGCCTGCAGGCCAAGGCGGTCATGGAATCGGGCGGCTTGGTGTCCGACGAAATCGTCGTCGGCATCATCGAGGGGCGCATCGCGGAGCCTGATTGCGCCAAGGGCTTCATTCTCGACGGCTTTCCGCGCACGGTCGCCCAGGCCAAAGCGCTCGACGCCATGCTCAAGCGCCATCACAAGGAGCTCGACGCGGTGATTGAACTGGTCGTTGACGACCAGATCCTGTTGTCGCGCATCGAAAACCGCGCCAAGGAGACGGTTGCGGCGGGCGGAGCTGTCCGCGCCGACGACAATCCTGAGAGTTTCAAGAAGCGACTGGCGCAATATCACGAACTGACCGCGCCGGTTTCCGACTATTACCGCTCGGTCGGCGAATTGCGCACGGTGGACGGCATGGCGGCGATCGACGCCGTCACCGCCGAGATCGACGCCATTCTCGGCAAGTAAAAATTTCCTGAAGAGCGGTTGACGGAAAGCCGTCGCCGTTATATGGGATCGGCTTCACTCCGCGCTCCGGCTTGAAAAGGCTGGAGCGCTGTTTTTCTGTACCCCGGAAGTTCCCAATTCCCGCAAGGGCCGGCCTCCACCGGACGCGGGCGAACCCTGGGCCGCACGGCCCGATATGGAGAGAAGAATGGCTCGTATAGCCGGCGTCAATATTCCGACCAACAAGCGCGTCGTCATCGCGCTTCAGTACATCCATGGCATCGGCTCGAAGAAGGCGGAAGAGATCTGCGAAAAGGTCAATATTCCAGCCGCGCGCCGGGTGAACGAACTCACCGACGCCGAAGTTCTGCAGATTCGTGAAACCATCGACCGCGACTATATGGTGGAAGGCGACCTGCGCCGCGAAGTCGCGATGAACATCAAGCGCCTGATGGATCTCGGCTGCTATCGCGGCCTGCGCCATCGCCGCCAGCTCCCGGTTCGCGGCCAGCGCACCCACACCAACGCCCGCACCCGCAAGGGCAAGGCCAAGCCGATCGCCGGCAAGAAGAAATAAGGTTCGGGGCCTCGCGGCTTCGATATCCGCGGGGCGCTCGTTTAGAGCGCCCGTCGATCGGATGATCATAAGGGCGTTTTGCATTATAGCGCCCGCTCACCCCAGCGTCTGGAATTACGGACGCGCCAGAAGGACTGAAAAAGAATGGCCAAGGACAACACCCGCGTTCGCCGCAGGGAGCGCAAGAACATCGCCTCCGGCGTCGCCCATGTTCATTCCTCGTTCAACAACACGATGATCACCATTGCCGACGCCCAGGGCAATACCATCTCCTGGTCTTCGGCCGGCACGATGGGTTTCAAGGGCTCGCGCAAATCCACGCCCTATGCGGCGCAGATGGCCGCCGAGGACGCCGCCCGCAAGGCGGCCGAACACGGCATGCGCACTGTGGAAGTCGAAGTGTCCGGCCCCGGTTCGGGCCGTGAATCGGCGCTCCGCGCGCTCCAGGCGGCGGGCTTTACCGTCACCTCGATCCGCGACGTGACCCCGATCCCGCATAACGGCTGCCGTCCGCGCAAGCGCCGGCGCGTCTGATTTTTTGAAGGCCGCGCGAGGCCTCGACGGAGGCGTCGCGTGTTTTCCTGACAAACGGCCCCGGCGCCATGGTTGACGAACCGATATGCCCGGCGGCCGAAGGAAGAAACGAGATGATTCAGAAGAACTGGCAAGAACTCATCAAGCCGAACAAGCTGCAGGTCACTTCCGGCGATGACCCCAAAAGGGTCGCGACCGTGGTGGCCGAACCGCTCGAGCGCGGCTTCGGGCTGACCCTCGGCAATGCTTTGCGCCGCATTCTGCTGTCGTCGCTGCAAGGCGCCGCCATCACTTCCGTCCATATCGACGGCGTGCTGCACGAGTTTTCGTCGATCCCCGGCGTGCGCGAGGACGTCACCGACATCGTCCTGAACATCAAGGACGTGGCCATCAAGATGCATGGCGATGGCCCCAAGCGCATGACCCTCAAAAAGGTCGGCCCCGGCGTGGTCTATGCCGGCGACATCGGCGTGACCGGCGACATTGCGGTGCTCAACCCGACCCTGCCGCTCTGCACCCTCGACGAGGGCGCGGAAATCCGCATGGAATTCACCGTCAACACCGGCAAGGGCTATGTTCCAGCCGATCGCAACCGCGCCGAGGACGCCCCGATCGGGCTGATTCCGGTCGATTCGATCTATTCGCCGGTCAAGAAGGTTTCCTACAAGATCGAGCCGACCCGCGAGGGCCAGGTGCTCGACTATGACAAGCTGACCATGCAGGTCGAAACCAACGGCTCCCTTTCGCCGGAGGACGCGGTGGCCTTCGCTGCCCGCATCCTGCAGGACCAGCTCAATGTCTTCGTCAATTTCGAGGAGCCGAAGCGCGAGGAGCACGCGCCGTCGATCCCCGAACTCGCCTTCAACCCGGCGCTGCTCAAGAAGGTGGACGAGCTGGAGCTGTCGGTCCGTTCGGCCAACTGCCTGAAGAACGACAATATCGTCTATATCGGCGACCTGATCCAGAAGACCGAAGCGGAAATGCTGCGCACGCCGAACTTCGGCCGCAAGTCACTCAACGAGATCAAGGAAGTGCTGGCGCAGATGGGCCTGCACCTCGGCATGGAAGTCACGGGCTGGCCGCCGGAGAATATCGACGAGCTCGCGAAGCGCTTCGAGGAGCATTATTGAGTTTTACCACGGCCCTGAAACGGGGCCGGGTTCGCCGCCCGCCAGGGCAAAGCACAGGACGGCCGTTCCTTGGCACGGCGGCCGTAATCAATATGGAGAAGCCACATGTATCACGGTCGTTCCAAACGCCGTTTCAATCGGTCCGCCGAGCATCGCAAGGCGATGTTCGCCAATATGTCGCAGGCGCTCATCAAGCATGAGCAGATCGTGACCACTCTGCCCAAGGCCAAGGATTTGCGTCCGGTGGTCGAAAAGCTGGTGACGCTCGGCAAGCGCGGCGATCTGCATGCCCGCCGCCAGGCCATCGCCCAGATCAAGGACGTGGATCTGGTGAGGAAGCTGTTCGATGTGCTTGGGCCCCGTTACAAGGAGCGCAATGGCGGCTATACCCGCGTGCTCAAGGCCGGCTTCCGCTACGGCGACAATGCCGCCATGGCGGTGATCGAATTCGTCGATCGCGACGTCAACGCCAAGGGCGCGGGCGCCGCTCCGGCTGAAGCGGCGGAATAGTTCCGACAACTTTCGCGCAAAGGGCGGCCATTCGGTCGCCCTTTTTCATTGGCAAACGCGCGCCTATATTCCGACGACTCAACCGGGGAATCGCATGGCGCCGATCAAATTGCTGTCCGCTCGCATCGTTCTAGCCGCGCTCGGGCTCGCGCTCGCGCTGTCCGCGCCATCGCGCGCGGAAGAATCGCGCGTGGTTCCGCAATCGGCCGCGCAGATCAAGCTGAGCTTCGCGCCGGTGGTGAAGAAGGCGGCGCCGGCGGTCGTCAATGTCTATGCGCAGCGCGTCGAACGGAACCGGCCGCGCAATCCCCTGTTCGACGATCCGATTTTCCGTCGCTTTTTCGGCGATCGCCAAAGATCCGGCGGCGCGACCGCCCAATCGCTCGGCTCGGGCGTGATCGTCGATCCGTCAGGCCTCGTGGTGACCAATAATCACGTCATCGCGAATATGACCGACGTGAAGGTCGCGCTGTCGGACCGCCGCGAATTTCCTGCGGAAATCCTGCTGCGCGACCCGCGCAGCGACCTCGCGATCCTGCGCATCAAGGCCCCCAAGGACGCCACCTTTCCCGTGCTGGAAATGGGCGATTCGGACACGCTTCAAGTCGGCGACATCGCGCTGGCCATCGGCGATCCCTTCGGCGTGGGCCAGACCGTGACCCAGGGCATCATTTCGGCTCTGGCGCGCACCGAGATCGGCATTTCCGATTACGGCTTCTTCATCCAGACCGACGCCGCCATCAATCCCGGCAATTCCGGCGGCGCTTTGGTCGGTATCGACGGTCGGCTGATCGGCATCAATTCCGCGATCTTCTCACAGTCGGGCGGCTCGGTCGGCATCGGCTTCGCCATTCCGGTCAATATGGTCAAGGACGTGGTGGCCACGGCCAGGGCGGGCGGCAAGGAAGTCCATCGGCCCTGGCTCGGGGCGAGTCTGCAGAACCTGAACCGCGACATCGCCGATTCCCTTGGGCTCGACCGTCCGACCGGCGCGCTGGTCACCGATGTCGATCCGAAGGGGCCGGCGGCCGAAGGCGGACTGCGCCAGGGCGACGTCATCACCGCGGTGGACGGCAAGGAGGTTTACGATTCGGGCAGCGTCGGCTATCGCCTCGGCGCCAAGCCGATCGGCGGTTTGGCGTCCCTCTCGATTCTGCGCGACGGCAAGAAGCTGGTCGTACCCCTGAAGCTGATGGCGGCGCCGGAGCGTCCGCCTCGCGATCAGCTCACCATCGTCGGCTCG
This genomic interval from Candidatus Rhodoblastus alkanivorans contains the following:
- a CDS encoding adenylate kinase translates to MRLILLGPPGAGKGTQSSRLEQKYGIPQLSTGDMLRAAVKAGTPIGLQAKAVMESGGLVSDEIVVGIIEGRIAEPDCAKGFILDGFPRTVAQAKALDAMLKRHHKELDAVIELVVDDQILLSRIENRAKETVAAGGAVRADDNPESFKKRLAQYHELTAPVSDYYRSVGELRTVDGMAAIDAVTAEIDAILGK
- the rpsM gene encoding 30S ribosomal protein S13 encodes the protein MARIAGVNIPTNKRVVIALQYIHGIGSKKAEEICEKVNIPAARRVNELTDAEVLQIRETIDRDYMVEGDLRREVAMNIKRLMDLGCYRGLRHRRQLPVRGQRTHTNARTRKGKAKPIAGKKK
- the rpsK gene encoding 30S ribosomal protein S11 — its product is MAKDNTRVRRRERKNIASGVAHVHSSFNNTMITIADAQGNTISWSSAGTMGFKGSRKSTPYAAQMAAEDAARKAAEHGMRTVEVEVSGPGSGRESALRALQAAGFTVTSIRDVTPIPHNGCRPRKRRRV
- a CDS encoding DNA-directed RNA polymerase subunit alpha, encoding MVDEPICPAAEGRNEMIQKNWQELIKPNKLQVTSGDDPKRVATVVAEPLERGFGLTLGNALRRILLSSLQGAAITSVHIDGVLHEFSSIPGVREDVTDIVLNIKDVAIKMHGDGPKRMTLKKVGPGVVYAGDIGVTGDIAVLNPTLPLCTLDEGAEIRMEFTVNTGKGYVPADRNRAEDAPIGLIPVDSIYSPVKKVSYKIEPTREGQVLDYDKLTMQVETNGSLSPEDAVAFAARILQDQLNVFVNFEEPKREEHAPSIPELAFNPALLKKVDELELSVRSANCLKNDNIVYIGDLIQKTEAEMLRTPNFGRKSLNEIKEVLAQMGLHLGMEVTGWPPENIDELAKRFEEHY
- the rplQ gene encoding 50S ribosomal protein L17; the protein is MYHGRSKRRFNRSAEHRKAMFANMSQALIKHEQIVTTLPKAKDLRPVVEKLVTLGKRGDLHARRQAIAQIKDVDLVRKLFDVLGPRYKERNGGYTRVLKAGFRYGDNAAMAVIEFVDRDVNAKGAGAAPAEAAE
- a CDS encoding DegQ family serine endoprotease is translated as MAPIKLLSARIVLAALGLALALSAPSRAEESRVVPQSAAQIKLSFAPVVKKAAPAVVNVYAQRVERNRPRNPLFDDPIFRRFFGDRQRSGGATAQSLGSGVIVDPSGLVVTNNHVIANMTDVKVALSDRREFPAEILLRDPRSDLAILRIKAPKDATFPVLEMGDSDTLQVGDIALAIGDPFGVGQTVTQGIISALARTEIGISDYGFFIQTDAAINPGNSGGALVGIDGRLIGINSAIFSQSGGSVGIGFAIPVNMVKDVVATARAGGKEVHRPWLGASLQNLNRDIADSLGLDRPTGALVTDVDPKGPAAEGGLRQGDVITAVDGKEVYDSGSVGYRLGAKPIGGLASLSILRDGKKLVVPLKLMAAPERPPRDQLTIVGSSPFSGATVVNISPATIEEFSIAHAHEGVAVIGVADDTPASVVGVQKGDIVLSLNGEKIHNTRDLQRVAGGNPYVWKLQINRDGQVITSVIGG